In Streptomyces sp. NBC_01426, one genomic interval encodes:
- a CDS encoding TetR/AcrR family transcriptional regulator, giving the protein MRNPSPGTSSPQGRTGRPRSAAADEAILAATRDALVELGWSKLTMGDVSARAGVAKTTLYRRWANKNELVVDAVAELFDALELPDRGSLEADIEYVVLRFAELLRRPEARTALMAVVAESTRDEALRDRIRSAIVDRQKRLVVLGRERAQARGELPYEEDESLANHTTDLIFDVIAGTVVHRALVSSEPVDELWVATFTALLMHGLLGATPA; this is encoded by the coding sequence ATGCGCAACCCCAGCCCCGGCACCAGCTCCCCGCAAGGCCGCACCGGCCGCCCCCGCAGCGCGGCGGCGGACGAGGCGATCCTCGCCGCGACGCGGGACGCGCTGGTCGAGCTGGGCTGGTCGAAGCTGACGATGGGCGACGTCTCCGCCCGCGCCGGTGTCGCGAAGACCACCCTGTACCGGCGGTGGGCGAACAAGAACGAGCTGGTGGTCGACGCGGTCGCGGAGCTCTTCGACGCGCTCGAACTGCCCGACCGGGGCTCGTTGGAAGCCGACATCGAGTACGTGGTGCTGCGCTTCGCGGAGTTGCTGCGGCGGCCGGAGGCCCGTACGGCCCTGATGGCGGTGGTCGCCGAGTCCACCCGGGACGAGGCCCTGCGGGACCGGATCCGGTCGGCGATCGTGGATCGGCAGAAACGTCTCGTCGTACTGGGTCGCGAGCGCGCGCAGGCGCGGGGCGAACTCCCCTACGAGGAGGACGAGTCCCTGGCGAACCACACCACGGACCTGATCTTCGACGTGATCGCGGGCACGGTGGTGCACCGGGCCCTGGTCAGCTCCGAGCCGGTGGACGAACTCTGGGTGGCCACCTTCACGGCCCTGCTGATGCACGGCCTCCTGGGCGCGACACCGGCCTGA
- a CDS encoding acyl-CoA mutase large subunit family protein: MDADAIEEGRRRWQARYDKARKREADFTTLSGDAVDPVYGPRPGDSYEGFERIGWPGEYPYTRGLHATGYRGRTWTIRQFAGFGNAEQTNERYKMILAAGGGGLSVAFDMPTLMGRDSDDPRALGEVGHCGVAIDSAADMEILFKDIPLGDVTTSMTISGPAVPAFCMYLVAAERQGVDPAVLNGTLQTDIFKEYIAQKEWLFEPEPHLRLIGDLMEYCANGIPAYKPLSVSGYHIREAGATAAQELAYTLADGFGYVELGLSRGLDVDHFASGLSFFFDAHLDFFEEIAKFRAARRIWARWMKEVYGAQSDKTMWLRFHTQTAGVSLTAQQPYNNVVRTAVEALAAVLGGTNSLHTNALDETLALPSEQAAEIALRTQQVLMEETGVANVADPLGGSWYVEQLTDRIEAEAEKIFDQIKERGLRAHPDGRHPIGPITSGILRGIEDGWFTGEIAESAFTYQRSLEKGDKRVVGVNVHHGSVTGDLEILRVSHEVERVQVEELAARKGRRDDAKVKASLDTMLAAARDGSNMIPAMLDAVRAEATMGEICNVLRDEWGTYTEPPGF, encoded by the coding sequence ATGGACGCTGACGCCATCGAGGAGGGCCGCCGTCGCTGGCAGGCCCGGTACGACAAAGCCCGCAAGCGCGAGGCCGATTTCACGACGCTCTCCGGCGATGCCGTCGATCCCGTCTACGGGCCCCGGCCCGGCGACTCGTACGAGGGATTCGAGCGCATCGGCTGGCCGGGGGAGTACCCCTACACCCGGGGCCTGCACGCCACCGGATACCGCGGGCGGACCTGGACGATCCGGCAGTTCGCCGGCTTCGGCAACGCCGAGCAGACCAACGAGCGCTACAAGATGATCCTGGCCGCCGGCGGTGGCGGGCTCTCCGTCGCCTTCGACATGCCGACCCTGATGGGACGCGACTCCGACGACCCCCGCGCCCTCGGCGAGGTCGGGCACTGCGGTGTGGCCATCGACTCCGCCGCCGACATGGAGATCCTGTTCAAGGACATCCCGCTCGGCGACGTCACCACCTCGATGACCATCAGCGGCCCCGCCGTCCCCGCCTTCTGCATGTACCTGGTCGCCGCCGAGCGCCAAGGCGTCGATCCGGCCGTGCTCAACGGCACGCTCCAGACCGACATCTTCAAGGAGTACATCGCCCAGAAGGAGTGGCTCTTCGAACCCGAGCCGCACCTGCGCCTCATCGGCGACCTCATGGAGTACTGCGCGAACGGCATCCCGGCCTACAAGCCGCTGTCCGTCTCCGGCTACCACATCCGCGAGGCCGGAGCCACGGCCGCGCAGGAACTCGCCTACACCCTCGCCGACGGCTTCGGCTACGTGGAGCTGGGCCTCTCCCGCGGCCTGGACGTGGACCACTTCGCGTCCGGCCTCTCCTTCTTCTTCGACGCGCACCTCGACTTCTTCGAGGAGATCGCCAAGTTCCGCGCCGCCCGCAGGATCTGGGCCCGCTGGATGAAGGAGGTCTACGGCGCACAGTCCGACAAGACGATGTGGCTGCGCTTCCACACCCAGACCGCCGGCGTCTCCCTCACCGCCCAGCAGCCGTACAACAACGTCGTGCGGACCGCCGTGGAAGCCCTCGCGGCCGTCCTCGGCGGCACCAACTCGCTGCACACCAACGCCCTCGACGAGACCCTCGCCCTGCCGAGCGAGCAGGCCGCCGAGATCGCCCTGCGCACGCAGCAGGTGCTGATGGAGGAGACCGGCGTGGCCAACGTGGCCGACCCGCTGGGCGGTTCCTGGTACGTCGAGCAGCTCACCGACCGCATCGAGGCCGAAGCCGAGAAGATCTTCGATCAGATCAAGGAGCGCGGACTGCGCGCCCATCCGGACGGCCGGCACCCCATCGGGCCGATCACCTCGGGCATCCTGCGCGGCATCGAGGACGGCTGGTTCACCGGGGAGATCGCCGAATCGGCCTTCACCTACCAACGGTCCCTGGAGAAGGGCGACAAGCGGGTCGTCGGCGTCAACGTCCACCACGGATCGGTCACCGGCGACCTGGAGATCCTCCGGGTCAGCCACGAGGTGGAGCGCGTACAGGTCGAGGAACTGGCCGCGCGCAAGGGCCGTCGGGACGACGCCAAGGTCAAGGCCTCGCTGGACACCATGCTGGCCGCCGCCCGGGACGGCTCGAACATGATCCCGGCGATGCTGGACGCGGTGCGGGCCGAGGCCACCATGGGCGAGATCTGCAACGTCCTGCGGGACGAGTGGGGCACGTACACCGAGCCGCCCGGCTTCTGA
- a CDS encoding DUF3817 domain-containing protein, which yields MKRSVLTRYRVMAFVTAVMLLVLCTCMVFKYGFDKGADLTFVVSQAHGVLFMIYLVFAFDLSSKARWPFGKMLWVMVSGTIPLAAFFVERKVRAEVEPLVEDGLTTAKA from the coding sequence ATGAAACGAAGCGTGCTGACCCGGTACCGGGTGATGGCCTTTGTCACTGCCGTGATGCTGCTGGTGCTGTGCACCTGCATGGTTTTCAAGTACGGCTTCGACAAGGGCGCCGACCTGACCTTCGTGGTCTCGCAGGCCCACGGCGTGCTCTTCATGATCTACCTGGTCTTCGCCTTCGACCTGAGCTCCAAGGCCCGGTGGCCCTTCGGGAAGATGCTCTGGGTCATGGTCAGCGGAACGATTCCGCTCGCGGCCTTCTTCGTCGAGCGCAAGGTCCGCGCCGAGGTCGAGCCGCTGGTCGAAGACGGTCTGACCACCGCCAAGGCCTAG
- a CDS encoding DUF6230 family protein has translation MSSQVRGGTRWKRFALVMVPSIAATAAVGVGLAQGALAASFSVSGQDFKVSADELVGENLIQYGSVAEGATLGNKDKKSYHPVTVSGFSSAKITNMCQSLVTPTPLGNITLQLRTGNKGEAAVAKNIYLDVAELDADAEFTDLDIGVAVGDGSHTTKPKAGTVSDGALFSQRAKVAKLTKVRQKAWATTAGTFTLPDLKLRLLGGDEPCYKDSDVK, from the coding sequence ATGAGTTCTCAGGTTCGTGGTGGGACCAGATGGAAGCGCTTCGCTCTCGTCATGGTGCCGAGCATCGCGGCCACGGCCGCGGTCGGTGTGGGTCTGGCGCAGGGTGCCCTCGCGGCGTCCTTCAGCGTCTCGGGCCAGGACTTCAAGGTCTCGGCCGACGAGCTCGTCGGTGAGAACCTGATCCAGTACGGCAGCGTCGCCGAGGGTGCCACCCTGGGCAACAAGGACAAGAAGTCGTACCACCCGGTCACGGTGTCGGGCTTCAGCTCCGCCAAGATCACCAACATGTGCCAGTCCCTGGTGACGCCGACTCCGCTCGGCAACATCACGCTCCAGCTGCGCACGGGCAACAAGGGCGAAGCCGCCGTTGCGAAGAACATCTACCTCGACGTCGCCGAGCTCGACGCGGACGCCGAGTTCACCGACCTCGACATCGGTGTCGCAGTGGGCGACGGCTCGCACACCACCAAGCCGAAGGCCGGCACGGTCTCCGACGGCGCGCTGTTCTCCCAGCGGGCCAAGGTGGCCAAGCTGACCAAGGTGCGCCAGAAGGCGTGGGCGACGACGGCGGGTACCTTCACGCTGCCCGACCTCAAGCTGCGCCTGCTCGGTGGGGACGAGCCCTGCTACAAGGACTCCGACGTCAAGTAG
- a CDS encoding tetratricopeptide repeat protein — translation MQPRNMSMSGVVDLAAVKAAGEAKAKAEQARAEANRQGGADADAAPTGAVPPSALVIDVDEAGFDRDVIQLSDQVPVVLDFWAEWCEPCKQLSPLLERLTVEANGRLVLAKVDVDANQLLMQQFGIQGIPAVFAVVAGQVLPLFQGAAPEQQIRETLAQLVQVAEERFGLIGVQVDPSAERAPVETAEPVGPYDALLEAAVVALDAGDLAGAVQAYKNVLADAPANIEAKLGLAQAELLVRVQDMNPQAVRTAAAENPKDPAAQIAAADLDLVGGHVEDAFGRLVDTVRVTFGDDRDTVRLRLLELFEVIGADDPRVSAARTALARVLF, via the coding sequence ATGCAGCCCAGAAACATGTCCATGAGCGGCGTCGTCGACCTCGCCGCGGTGAAGGCCGCCGGCGAGGCCAAGGCGAAGGCCGAGCAGGCGCGCGCCGAGGCGAACCGCCAGGGCGGCGCCGACGCCGACGCCGCGCCCACCGGCGCCGTACCGCCGTCCGCGCTCGTCATCGACGTAGACGAGGCCGGTTTCGACCGCGATGTCATCCAGCTCTCCGACCAGGTTCCCGTCGTCCTCGACTTCTGGGCCGAGTGGTGTGAGCCGTGCAAGCAGCTCAGCCCCCTCCTGGAGCGGCTGACCGTCGAGGCGAACGGTCGCCTCGTCCTGGCCAAGGTGGACGTCGACGCCAACCAGCTGCTCATGCAGCAGTTCGGCATCCAGGGCATCCCGGCCGTCTTCGCCGTGGTCGCCGGCCAGGTGCTGCCCCTGTTCCAGGGCGCGGCCCCCGAGCAGCAGATCCGCGAGACCCTGGCCCAGCTGGTCCAGGTCGCGGAGGAGCGCTTCGGTCTCATCGGCGTCCAGGTCGACCCGAGCGCCGAACGGGCCCCGGTCGAGACCGCCGAGCCCGTCGGCCCGTACGACGCCCTGCTGGAGGCGGCCGTCGTCGCGCTCGACGCGGGCGACCTGGCCGGCGCGGTGCAGGCGTACAAGAACGTACTGGCCGACGCCCCGGCCAACATCGAGGCCAAGCTGGGCCTGGCCCAGGCGGAACTCCTCGTCCGGGTCCAGGACATGAACCCGCAGGCGGTGCGCACCGCGGCCGCCGAGAACCCCAAGGACCCGGCGGCGCAGATCGCCGCGGCCGACCTGGACCTGGTCGGCGGTCACGTGGAGGACGCCTTCGGGCGCCTTGTGGACACCGTGCGGGTGACGTTCGGTGACGACCGGGACACGGTACGGCTGAGGCTCCTGGAGCTGTTCGAAGTCATCGGGGCGGACGACCCCCGGGTGTCGGCGGCCCGTACCGCCCTCGCGCGGGTGCTCTTCTAG